The following proteins are co-located in the Silene latifolia isolate original U9 population chromosome 1, ASM4854445v1, whole genome shotgun sequence genome:
- the LOC141617392 gene encoding shewanella-like protein phosphatase 1 isoform X1 — MAASICFKVPITCNLSIRKLPQRRYSSYNTTRNNNNNNNNNNNNNNNNAVVVNGEVKPIIQSGNPPTFVSLPNRRLIAVGDLHGDLSKARWALNLAGVLSSDGRNTWTGGHTVVIQVGDILDRGQDEIAILSLLRCLDMQARPQGGAVFQVNGNHETINVERDFRYVDSGGFDECSDFLEYLGECDHNWEQAFVTWIDVSAKWKEDRNKSRNHWGPWNLVKRQRGVIARSLLFQPGGPLARELARHPIVLKVDDWVFCHGGLLPHHVGYGIERLNNQVSCWMRGEHDENDTTTPIPFIATRGYDSVVWNRLYSTDTSDLEDYQINQIHTILEETLQAIGAKAMVVGHTPQTQGVNCEYNCSIWRIDVGMSSGVLDSRPEVLEILDNKARAIRGKGDTVSELQVLTYM; from the exons atGGCGGCTTCAATATGTTTCAAAGTCCCAATAACTTGTAATCTTAGCATAAGAAAGCTGCCACAAAGACGATACTCCTCCTACAACACTActcggaataataataataataataataataataataataataataataataatgcagtAGTAGTAAACGGAGAAGTGAAGCCAATTATCCAAAGTGGAAACCCTCCTACTTTTGTTTCTCTTCCTAACCGTCGCCTTATTGCCg TTGGGGATTTACATGGAGATCTATCAAAGGCGAGATGGGCTCTGAACCTGGCTGGAGTCTTGAGTTCTGATGGTCGAAACACATGGACTGGTGGTCACACG GTTGTTATCCAGGTAGGGGATATACTGGATCGCGGACAGGATGAAATAGCTATCTTGTCATTGCTCAGATGTTTGGATATGCAGGCCAGACCCCAAGGAGGAGCTGTCTTCCAG gTTAACGGAAATCATGAAACTATCAACGTTGAACGTGATTTTAGATATGTTGACTCTGGGGGTTTTGATGAGTGCTCCGACTTTCTGGAATACTTGGGTGAATGCGATCATAATTGGGAACAGGCTTTTGTTACCTGGATTGATGTCTCTGCTAAGTGGAAGGAAGACCGCAACAAATCCCGTAACCACTGGGGTCCTTGGAATCTAGTCAAG AGGCAAAGAGGAGTGATCGCACGTTCACTACTTTTTCAACCTGGAGGCCCACTTGCTCGTGAACTAGCTCGGCATCCCATTGTTCTTAAAGTTGATGATTGGGTGTTTTGTCATGGTGGACTTCTTCCTCATCACG TTGGTTATGGAATTGAAAGGTTGAACAATCAGGTATCTTGTTGGATGAGAGGTGAACATGATGAGAATGATACTACAACTCCCATCCCTTTCATTGCCACACGCGGATACGATAGTGTTGTCTGGAATCGCTTATACTCCACAGATACTTCAGACCTGGAAGACTATCAGATTAACCAG ATTCACACAATCCTTGAGGAAACCCTGCAAGCTATTGGTGCCAAGGCGATGGTGGTGGGTCATACTCCTCAGACTCAAGGGGTGAACTG TGAGTATAACTGTAGCATATGGCGTATTGATGTCGGAATGTCCAGTGGAGTTCTCGATTCCCGGCCTGAG GTTCTGGAAATATTAGACAACAAAGCAAGAGCAATTAGAGGAAAAGGCGACACTGTTAGTGAACTGCAAGTCCTTACTTATATGTAG
- the LOC141617392 gene encoding shewanella-like protein phosphatase 1 isoform X2, whose translation MAASICFKVPITCNLSIRKLPQRRYSSYNTTRNNNNNNAVVVNGEVKPIIQSGNPPTFVSLPNRRLIAVGDLHGDLSKARWALNLAGVLSSDGRNTWTGGHTVVIQVGDILDRGQDEIAILSLLRCLDMQARPQGGAVFQVNGNHETINVERDFRYVDSGGFDECSDFLEYLGECDHNWEQAFVTWIDVSAKWKEDRNKSRNHWGPWNLVKRQRGVIARSLLFQPGGPLARELARHPIVLKVDDWVFCHGGLLPHHVGYGIERLNNQVSCWMRGEHDENDTTTPIPFIATRGYDSVVWNRLYSTDTSDLEDYQINQIHTILEETLQAIGAKAMVVGHTPQTQGVNCEYNCSIWRIDVGMSSGVLDSRPEVLEILDNKARAIRGKGDTVSELQVLTYM comes from the exons atGGCGGCTTCAATATGTTTCAAAGTCCCAATAACTTGTAATCTTAGCATAAGAAAGCTGCCACAAAGACGATACTCCTCCTACAACACTActcggaataataataataataat gcagtAGTAGTAAACGGAGAAGTGAAGCCAATTATCCAAAGTGGAAACCCTCCTACTTTTGTTTCTCTTCCTAACCGTCGCCTTATTGCCg TTGGGGATTTACATGGAGATCTATCAAAGGCGAGATGGGCTCTGAACCTGGCTGGAGTCTTGAGTTCTGATGGTCGAAACACATGGACTGGTGGTCACACG GTTGTTATCCAGGTAGGGGATATACTGGATCGCGGACAGGATGAAATAGCTATCTTGTCATTGCTCAGATGTTTGGATATGCAGGCCAGACCCCAAGGAGGAGCTGTCTTCCAG gTTAACGGAAATCATGAAACTATCAACGTTGAACGTGATTTTAGATATGTTGACTCTGGGGGTTTTGATGAGTGCTCCGACTTTCTGGAATACTTGGGTGAATGCGATCATAATTGGGAACAGGCTTTTGTTACCTGGATTGATGTCTCTGCTAAGTGGAAGGAAGACCGCAACAAATCCCGTAACCACTGGGGTCCTTGGAATCTAGTCAAG AGGCAAAGAGGAGTGATCGCACGTTCACTACTTTTTCAACCTGGAGGCCCACTTGCTCGTGAACTAGCTCGGCATCCCATTGTTCTTAAAGTTGATGATTGGGTGTTTTGTCATGGTGGACTTCTTCCTCATCACG TTGGTTATGGAATTGAAAGGTTGAACAATCAGGTATCTTGTTGGATGAGAGGTGAACATGATGAGAATGATACTACAACTCCCATCCCTTTCATTGCCACACGCGGATACGATAGTGTTGTCTGGAATCGCTTATACTCCACAGATACTTCAGACCTGGAAGACTATCAGATTAACCAG ATTCACACAATCCTTGAGGAAACCCTGCAAGCTATTGGTGCCAAGGCGATGGTGGTGGGTCATACTCCTCAGACTCAAGGGGTGAACTG TGAGTATAACTGTAGCATATGGCGTATTGATGTCGGAATGTCCAGTGGAGTTCTCGATTCCCGGCCTGAG GTTCTGGAAATATTAGACAACAAAGCAAGAGCAATTAGAGGAAAAGGCGACACTGTTAGTGAACTGCAAGTCCTTACTTATATGTAG